From one Cupriavidus sp. P-10 genomic stretch:
- the ctaD gene encoding cytochrome c oxidase subunit I: protein MAYADDAAHHAPQSFWTRYVWSQDHKVIAVQYTIVAIVVGLVGVVLSNLMRMQLGFPGRFEFIDANRYYQYVTMHGMIMVIYLLTALFLGGFGNYLIPLMVGARDMVFPFLNMLSFWVYLLSVIVLLASFFVPGGPTGAGWTLYPPQAILPGTPGHDWGIILMLVSLGIFIVAATMGGLNYVTTVLQARTEGMTLLRMPLSVWGIFMATILALLAFPALFVSAVMMLLDKTLGTSFFMPAMVSMGQQLQYKGGSPLLFQHLFWFFGHPEVYIVALPAFGIVSDLVSVHARKSIFGYRTMVWAILAIGVLSVVVWAHHMFVSGMNPYFGFFFATTTLIIAVPTAIKVYNWVITLWRGDIHFSVPMLFAIAFISTFVIGGLTGLFLGNVSVDIPLSNTYFVVAHFHMVMGVSPILVVFGGIYHWYPKVTGRMLDDTMGRVHFWITFIGTYAIFFPMHYLGVLGMPRRYYAWENYAFIPESAHVMNMYISVAAFVVAAAQLLFVFNLAWSLRHGRKADGNPWRAASLEWQTPQTPPVHGNWGPHLPVAYRWAYAYSVPGAPEDFIAQNAPPEAGGAEPEPHASRGAVA, encoded by the coding sequence ATGGCTTACGCCGACGATGCCGCCCATCACGCGCCACAGAGCTTCTGGACGCGCTACGTCTGGAGCCAGGACCACAAGGTGATCGCGGTGCAGTACACCATCGTGGCGATCGTGGTGGGCCTGGTGGGCGTGGTGCTGTCCAACCTGATGCGGATGCAGCTCGGTTTTCCCGGGCGCTTCGAGTTCATCGACGCCAACCGCTATTACCAGTACGTCACCATGCACGGCATGATCATGGTGATCTACCTGCTGACGGCGCTGTTTCTCGGCGGCTTCGGCAATTACCTGATCCCGCTGATGGTGGGGGCGCGCGACATGGTGTTCCCCTTCCTCAACATGCTCAGCTTCTGGGTCTACCTGCTGTCGGTGATCGTGCTGCTGGCAAGCTTCTTCGTGCCGGGCGGGCCGACCGGTGCCGGCTGGACCCTGTATCCGCCGCAGGCGATCCTGCCCGGGACGCCAGGCCATGACTGGGGCATCATCCTGATGCTGGTGTCGCTGGGGATCTTCATCGTCGCGGCGACCATGGGCGGCCTCAACTACGTCACGACCGTGCTGCAGGCGCGCACCGAGGGCATGACGCTGCTGCGCATGCCGCTGTCGGTGTGGGGCATCTTCATGGCGACCATCCTGGCGCTGCTGGCGTTTCCGGCGCTGTTCGTTTCCGCGGTGATGATGCTGCTCGACAAGACGCTCGGCACCAGCTTCTTCATGCCGGCGATGGTGTCGATGGGGCAGCAGCTGCAGTACAAGGGCGGCAGCCCGCTCTTGTTCCAGCACCTGTTCTGGTTCTTCGGCCACCCCGAGGTGTATATCGTGGCGCTGCCGGCCTTCGGCATCGTCTCGGACCTGGTCAGCGTGCATGCGCGCAAGAGCATCTTCGGCTATCGCACCATGGTGTGGGCGATCCTGGCGATCGGCGTGCTGTCGGTGGTGGTGTGGGCGCACCATATGTTCGTCAGCGGCATGAACCCGTATTTCGGCTTCTTCTTTGCCACCACCACGCTGATCATTGCCGTGCCCACGGCGATCAAGGTCTACAATTGGGTCATCACGCTGTGGCGCGGCGATATCCATTTCTCGGTGCCGATGCTGTTCGCGATCGCGTTCATCAGCACCTTTGTCATTGGCGGGCTGACCGGGCTGTTCCTGGGCAACGTCAGCGTGGATATCCCGCTGTCGAACACGTATTTCGTGGTGGCGCACTTCCATATGGTGATGGGCGTGTCGCCGATCCTGGTGGTGTTTGGCGGCATTTACCACTGGTATCCCAAGGTCACCGGGCGCATGCTCGACGACACCATGGGGCGCGTGCATTTCTGGATTACCTTCATCGGCACCTACGCCATCTTCTTCCCGATGCACTACCTGGGCGTGCTGGGCATGCCGCGCCGGTATTACGCGTGGGAGAACTACGCCTTCATCCCGGAGTCGGCGCATGTGATGAACATGTACATCTCGGTGGCGGCCTTTGTCGTGGCTGCGGCGCAGCTGCTGTTCGTGTTCAACCTGGCCTGGAGCCTGCGCCATGGCCGCAAGGCCGACGGCAACCCCTGGCGCGCGGCATCGCTGGAATGGCAGACGCCGCAGACGCCGCCCGTGCACGGCAACTGGGGCCCGCACCTGCCGGTGGCATACCGCTGGGCCTATGCGTACAGCGTGCCAGGCGCGCCCGAGGACTTCATCGCGCAGAACGCGCCGCCCGAAGCGGGCGGGGCCGAGCCTGAACCGCATGCCAGCCGCGGAGCCGTAGCATGA
- a CDS encoding MHYT domain-containing protein: MFVGFQPVPGTVVPYAYDWPMVALSFLISVCGAYVGLRWSRRIRLPDGRLDVDRLLCASVALGGGAVWSMHFIGMVAYQTPTHREFGLFMTLASLLVVMVLAGTGLAIASRPRGSRSDNVVKGGVLTGLGVVAMHYTGMEAIRSNTRFDWDLGVIALSAVIAVVVSVVALWLATTVTTRGKQLAAAVVMGVAVCGMHYTGMSAGTMVCTTPTYAPSLFAIEGDSIGYAVFGLTLITLLVILVVEATRTGAATAATAAARPRDLA; this comes from the coding sequence ATGTTTGTCGGTTTCCAGCCTGTTCCCGGCACCGTGGTGCCGTACGCCTATGACTGGCCCATGGTGGCCCTGTCGTTCCTGATCTCGGTTTGCGGTGCCTACGTGGGGCTGCGCTGGTCGCGGCGCATACGGCTGCCAGACGGGCGGCTGGACGTTGACCGGCTGCTGTGCGCCAGCGTGGCACTGGGCGGCGGCGCGGTCTGGTCAATGCATTTCATCGGCATGGTGGCGTACCAGACGCCGACCCACCGCGAGTTCGGGCTGTTCATGACGCTGGCATCGCTGCTCGTCGTCATGGTGCTCGCCGGCACCGGACTGGCCATCGCCTCGCGTCCGCGCGGCAGCCGCTCCGACAACGTGGTGAAGGGCGGCGTGCTGACCGGGCTGGGCGTGGTGGCGATGCACTACACCGGCATGGAGGCAATCCGCTCCAATACCCGCTTTGACTGGGACCTGGGCGTGATCGCGCTGTCGGCGGTGATTGCCGTGGTGGTATCGGTGGTGGCGCTGTGGCTGGCCACCACGGTGACGACGCGCGGCAAGCAGCTGGCCGCGGCGGTGGTGATGGGCGTGGCGGTCTGCGGCATGCACTACACGGGCATGTCCGCCGGCACCATGGTCTGCACCACCCCCACCTATGCGCCGAGCCTGTTCGCCATCGAGGGCGACAGCATCGGCTATGCCGTGTTCGGCCTGACGCTGATCACGCTGCTGGTGATCCTGGTGGTGGAAGCCACCCGCACCGGCGCCGCCACCGCCGCCACCGCCGCCGCCCGGCCGCGCGACCTGGCCTGA
- a CDS encoding heme-copper oxidase subunit III family protein encodes MSTQLSSSSATPAAGAPLGGVRGLLADWSSDQQAFKVSWGKTMMWIFLLSDTFVFSCFLTGYMSVRMATTVPWPNPSEVFALHVGGADIPLLLIAIMTFVLITSSGTMAMAVNFAYRRERRQCAMLMLATAVFGMLFVGMQAFEWTKLIVDEGVRPWSNPMGAAQFGSTFFMITGFHGLHVSCGVIYLLVVATRVLRGRYEATGNYQIVEIAGLYWHFVDLVWVFIFALFYLW; translated from the coding sequence ATGTCAACGCAACTGTCTTCGTCATCGGCCACGCCCGCCGCGGGCGCGCCGCTGGGTGGCGTGCGCGGCCTGCTGGCCGACTGGTCGTCGGACCAGCAGGCCTTCAAGGTGTCGTGGGGCAAGACCATGATGTGGATCTTCCTGCTGTCCGACACCTTTGTCTTCAGCTGCTTCCTGACCGGCTATATGTCGGTGCGCATGGCGACCACGGTGCCATGGCCGAATCCCAGCGAGGTGTTCGCGCTGCACGTGGGCGGCGCCGATATCCCGCTGCTGCTGATCGCCATCATGACCTTCGTGCTGATCACCAGCAGCGGCACCATGGCGATGGCGGTCAACTTCGCCTACCGGCGCGAACGCCGCCAGTGCGCCATGCTGATGCTGGCGACGGCAGTGTTCGGCATGCTCTTTGTCGGCATGCAGGCGTTCGAATGGACCAAGCTGATCGTCGACGAGGGCGTGCGCCCGTGGAGCAATCCGATGGGCGCCGCGCAGTTCGGCTCGACCTTCTTCATGATCACAGGCTTCCACGGGCTGCACGTGTCGTGCGGCGTGATCTACCTGCTGGTGGTGGCCACGCGCGTGCTGCGCGGGCGCTACGAAGCCACCGGCAACTACCAGATCGTCGAGATCGCCGGCCTGTACTGGCACTTCGTTGACCTGGTCTGGGTATTCATCTTCGCGTTGTTCTATCTCTGGTGA
- a CDS encoding cytochrome c oxidase subunit II — MALAIALVVMVVGSVLFHFLSPWWATPLASNWKQMDDTLTITLVITGIFFVVINLFVGYIVWRYRHNAPHPNGGTGHRAAYQPENRKLEWWLIGGTTLGVVALLAPGLFVYADYVRPPREAMVLEVVGQQWSWAFRIPGKSGQLGASDPRFITGSNPLGLDPEDPRGQDNVIIVGPEVHLPLNKPVKVLLRSKDVLHDFYVPQFRARMNMVPGMVTSFWFTPTQTGRFEVLCAQLCGVGHYNMRGIVVVDEPAVYEAWLAKQQTFAMALAKAAAPPAAMAAAAPGAAGDAGMVEKGRALAQGKGCTACHSIDGNPSVGPTWKGLYGKTETFADGSSAAVDDAFLHKEIVDPHARLVKGFGPVMPKLPMSEDEVAALTAYIKSAGTGAAAPEAVAPGAPAAATSAATTAAAGTAAPVPTPGAASGTYTTSTAVAVPPSAAPAPARK, encoded by the coding sequence ATGGCGTTGGCCATCGCACTCGTCGTCATGGTCGTCGGTTCGGTGCTCTTCCATTTCCTGAGCCCGTGGTGGGCGACCCCGCTGGCGTCCAACTGGAAACAGATGGACGACACGCTGACGATTACCCTCGTCATCACCGGCATCTTCTTCGTCGTCATCAACCTCTTCGTCGGCTATATCGTCTGGCGCTACCGGCACAATGCGCCGCACCCCAATGGCGGCACCGGTCACCGCGCCGCCTACCAGCCGGAGAACCGCAAGCTCGAGTGGTGGCTGATCGGCGGCACCACGCTTGGCGTGGTGGCCTTGCTGGCGCCGGGCCTGTTTGTCTATGCCGATTACGTGCGCCCGCCGCGCGAAGCGATGGTGCTGGAGGTGGTCGGCCAGCAGTGGTCGTGGGCGTTCCGCATTCCCGGCAAGAGCGGCCAGCTGGGTGCCTCCGACCCGCGCTTCATCACCGGTTCCAATCCGCTGGGCCTGGACCCGGAGGATCCGCGCGGGCAGGACAACGTCATCATCGTGGGGCCCGAGGTACACCTGCCGCTGAACAAGCCGGTGAAGGTGCTGCTGCGCTCCAAGGACGTGCTGCATGACTTCTACGTGCCGCAGTTCCGCGCGCGCATGAACATGGTGCCGGGCATGGTGACGTCGTTCTGGTTCACGCCGACGCAAACGGGACGCTTTGAAGTCCTGTGCGCGCAGCTGTGCGGCGTGGGGCACTACAACATGCGAGGCATCGTGGTGGTGGACGAACCCGCCGTGTACGAGGCCTGGCTGGCGAAGCAGCAGACCTTTGCCATGGCGCTGGCGAAGGCGGCGGCACCGCCGGCGGCCATGGCCGCCGCAGCGCCGGGCGCCGCCGGCGACGCCGGCATGGTGGAAAAGGGCCGCGCGCTGGCGCAGGGCAAGGGCTGCACCGCGTGCCACAGCATCGACGGCAACCCGAGCGTAGGCCCGACGTGGAAGGGCCTGTACGGCAAGACCGAGACCTTCGCCGACGGCAGCAGCGCGGCGGTCGATGACGCCTTCCTGCACAAGGAGATCGTGGACCCGCACGCGCGCCTGGTGAAAGGCTTTGGTCCGGTGATGCCCAAGCTGCCGATGAGCGAGGACGAGGTCGCGGCGCTGACCGCATACATCAAGTCGGCAGGCACCGGCGCCGCCGCGCCGGAGGCCGTGGCGCCGGGCGCACCGGCTGCCGCCACCAGCGCCGCCACTACCGCCGCCGCCGGCACGGCCGCACCCGTGCCGACGCCGGGCGCCGCCTCTGGTACCTATACGACTTCGACCGCCGTGGCCGTGCCGCCTTCCGCGGCGCCCGCGCCGGCCCGGAAGTGA
- a CDS encoding bb3-type cytochrome oxidase subunit III, whose amino-acid sequence MNADAVYKVSRDDFGGNPSGENAAHRRPHRRAPASIGLWVFMGVVTSLFALFLTAYALRMDSPDWHRIALPWQVWLSTALLAAGSVAMEVASRAARRGHMGVARLALRLGGLGAAAFVASQLWAWQALGAMQVMPAGNPAGSFFYLLTAMHGLHVLGGLAGWGFAVAARGSGDVAVLRMRLCARYWHFLLAVWVVLLAALGWLTPELVRFICGTD is encoded by the coding sequence ATGAACGCCGACGCCGTCTACAAGGTCAGCCGCGACGACTTCGGCGGCAATCCCTCCGGCGAAAATGCCGCACACAGGCGCCCGCACCGGCGCGCGCCGGCCAGCATCGGCCTGTGGGTGTTCATGGGCGTGGTCACTTCGCTGTTCGCGCTGTTCCTGACCGCGTATGCGCTGCGCATGGACAGCCCGGACTGGCACCGCATCGCGCTGCCGTGGCAGGTGTGGCTGTCGACGGCGCTGCTGGCCGCGGGCAGCGTAGCGATGGAGGTGGCGTCGCGGGCCGCGCGGCGCGGCCACATGGGCGTGGCGCGGCTGGCGCTGCGCCTGGGCGGGCTGGGTGCGGCTGCGTTCGTGGCTTCGCAGCTGTGGGCATGGCAGGCGCTGGGTGCGATGCAGGTCATGCCGGCCGGCAATCCCGCGGGCAGCTTCTTCTACCTGCTGACGGCTATGCACGGCCTGCACGTGCTGGGCGGGCTGGCGGGTTGGGGCTTCGCGGTTGCCGCGCGTGGCAGCGGCGACGTTGCCGTGCTGCGCATGCGGCTGTGCGCACGCTACTGGCATTTCCTGCTGGCGGTATGGGTGGTGCTGCTGGCGGCGCTGGGCTGGCTCACGCCCGAGCTGGTGCGCTTTATCTGCGGCACGGACTAG
- a CDS encoding MATE family efflux transporter, producing MKPDARLTTGPIGRTLLLFSLPVLGSNILQSLNASINSVWVGRFLGEAALTATSNANIILFFLLGVVFGISMANTIMIGQAVGARDLDEARRVVGTSTTFFVALSVLASVLGFVYTPDILAAMRTPEDAAPLAVSYLRIIFLALPFMYFYNFVMMTLRGAGDSRTPFWFMLLSVVLDVALNPVLIFGVGPLPAMGIAGSALATLIAQLVSLAAMMVLLYRRRHFLLLHRGQLSLLRPAPAILRALVLKGLPMGLQMVVISSSAIVMMALVNAYGSQTTAAYGVASQLWTYVQMPALAVGASVSSMVAQNVGAGLWQRVSRITRVGLVFNVAMTGALVGLIYLFNRHSLGIFLGGDSVAIGIAQHINVVVLWSFILFGFTIVIFGTVRATGAVMAPLVILFLSMWVIRLPFAWLLGERIGADAIWWSFPLGSVVSLGLAAAYYQFGDWRRSHILPAGGHPGEAVGQAPDTSMGTPCEDVGVEQVR from the coding sequence ATGAAGCCAGACGCCAGACTGACCACCGGCCCGATCGGCCGCACGCTGCTGCTGTTCTCGTTGCCGGTGCTCGGCAGCAACATCCTGCAATCGCTGAACGCCTCGATCAATTCGGTCTGGGTCGGGCGCTTTCTTGGCGAAGCCGCGCTGACGGCGACCTCCAACGCCAATATCATCCTGTTCTTCCTGCTTGGCGTGGTGTTCGGCATCAGCATGGCCAACACCATCATGATCGGGCAGGCAGTGGGTGCCCGCGACCTGGACGAGGCGCGGCGTGTGGTCGGCACCAGCACCACGTTCTTTGTCGCGCTGTCGGTGCTGGCGTCGGTGCTCGGCTTTGTCTATACGCCCGACATCCTGGCGGCGATGCGTACGCCGGAAGACGCCGCGCCGCTGGCGGTGAGCTACCTGCGCATCATCTTCCTGGCGCTGCCGTTCATGTACTTCTACAACTTCGTGATGATGACGCTGCGCGGCGCGGGCGATTCACGCACGCCGTTCTGGTTCATGCTGTTGTCGGTGGTGCTGGACGTGGCGCTCAACCCAGTGCTGATCTTCGGCGTCGGGCCGCTGCCTGCCATGGGTATCGCAGGCTCGGCGCTGGCGACGCTGATCGCGCAACTGGTCAGCCTGGCGGCGATGATGGTGCTGCTTTATCGCCGCCGGCATTTCCTGCTGCTGCATCGTGGCCAGCTTTCGCTACTGCGCCCGGCCCCGGCGATCCTGCGTGCGCTGGTGCTGAAGGGGTTGCCGATGGGGTTGCAGATGGTCGTGATCTCGTCGTCGGCGATCGTGATGATGGCGCTGGTCAACGCTTATGGCTCGCAGACGACGGCGGCTTATGGCGTGGCGTCGCAACTGTGGACGTATGTGCAGATGCCGGCGCTGGCGGTTGGTGCCAGCGTGTCGTCGATGGTCGCGCAGAATGTTGGGGCCGGGCTGTGGCAGCGGGTTTCGCGCATCACGCGTGTGGGGTTGGTGTTCAATGTGGCCATGACTGGGGCGTTGGTTGGCCTGATCTACCTGTTCAATCGGCATTCGCTCGGCATCTTTCTTGGTGGCGACAGCGTTGCCATTGGCATCGCGCAGCATATCAACGTGGTGGTGCTTTGGTCGTTTATCTTGTTTGGCTTCACTATTGTTATTTTTGGTACGGTACGCGCTACTGGGGCGGTGATGGCGCCGCTGGTGATTTTGTTCTTGTCGATGTGGGTAATCAGGTTGCCTTTTGCGTGGCTGCTTGGTGAGCGCATCGGGGCGGATGCGATCTGGTGGAGTTTTCCGCTGGGGTCGGTGGTGTCGTTGGGGCTTGCCGCTGCGTATTACCAGTTTGGGGACTGGCGGCGTAGTCATATCCTGCCGGCTGGCGGGCATCCTGGGGAGGCGGTGGGGCAGGCGCCTGATACGAGTATGGGGACGCCTTGTGAGGATGTGGGGGTGGAGCAGGTTCGGTGA
- a CDS encoding rubredoxin, which produces MQQDQLEAAVAYKTWVCVICGWVYDEEQGWPEDGIAPGTRWEDIPDDWRCPECDVGKGDFAMIEL; this is translated from the coding sequence TTGCAGCAGGATCAACTTGAAGCCGCCGTCGCCTACAAGACCTGGGTGTGTGTGATCTGTGGCTGGGTGTACGACGAAGAACAAGGCTGGCCCGAAGACGGCATCGCCCCCGGCACGCGCTGGGAAGACATCCCGGACGACTGGCGCTGCCCGGAATGCGACGTCGGCAAGGGCGATTTCGCGATGATCGAGCTGTAA
- a CDS encoding NAD-dependent succinate-semialdehyde dehydrogenase produces the protein MYQDLALYIDGEFIKGGDRREQDVINPATEEVLGKLPHATRADLDRALAAAQRAFESWKKSSPLERGKILRRVGELARERAKDIGRNITLDQGKPLAEAIGEIMVCAEHADWHAEECRRIYGRVIPPRQPNVRQIVVREPIGVCAAFTPWNFPFNQAIRKIVAAVGAGCTLILKGPEDSPSAVVALAQLFHDAGLPPGVLNIVWGVPGEVSTYLIESPIVRKISFTGSVPVGKQLAALAGAHMKRVTMELGGHSPVLVFDDADIEPAAEMLARFKLRNAGQVCVSPTRFYVQEKAYDKFLARFTEVIGSIKVGNGLDDGTQMGPLAHERRVLSMEQFLDDASQRGGKVVAGGSRISALGNDKGYFFAPTVVTDLPDDSRLMTDEPFGPVAPVTRFKDTAEVLRRANSLPFGLASYVFTNSLKTATEVSNGLEAGMVNINHFGMALAETPFGGIKDSGIGSEGGLETFDGYLVTKFITQV, from the coding sequence ATGTACCAGGATCTCGCCCTCTATATCGACGGTGAATTCATCAAGGGAGGCGACAGGCGCGAGCAGGACGTCATCAATCCGGCCACCGAGGAAGTGCTCGGCAAGCTGCCGCACGCAACCCGCGCCGACCTGGACCGCGCGCTCGCCGCCGCGCAGCGCGCGTTCGAGAGCTGGAAGAAGTCCTCGCCGCTGGAGCGCGGCAAGATCCTGCGCCGCGTAGGCGAGCTGGCCCGCGAGCGCGCCAAGGACATCGGCCGCAATATCACGCTGGACCAGGGCAAGCCGCTGGCCGAAGCCATCGGCGAAATCATGGTCTGCGCCGAGCATGCCGACTGGCACGCCGAGGAATGCCGACGCATCTACGGCCGCGTGATCCCGCCGCGCCAGCCCAATGTGCGCCAGATCGTGGTGCGCGAGCCGATCGGCGTCTGCGCCGCGTTCACGCCGTGGAACTTCCCGTTCAACCAGGCGATCCGCAAGATCGTGGCCGCGGTGGGCGCGGGCTGCACGCTGATCCTGAAGGGGCCGGAGGACTCGCCCAGCGCGGTGGTGGCGCTGGCCCAGCTGTTCCATGACGCCGGCCTGCCCCCGGGCGTGCTGAACATCGTCTGGGGCGTGCCCGGCGAAGTCTCGACCTACCTGATCGAATCGCCGATCGTGCGCAAGATCTCGTTCACCGGCTCGGTGCCGGTAGGCAAGCAGCTGGCCGCGCTGGCCGGCGCGCACATGAAGCGCGTGACCATGGAGCTGGGTGGGCATTCGCCGGTGCTGGTGTTCGACGACGCCGACATCGAGCCCGCCGCCGAAATGCTGGCGCGCTTCAAGCTGCGCAATGCCGGCCAGGTGTGCGTGTCGCCGACGCGCTTCTACGTCCAGGAAAAGGCGTACGACAAGTTCCTGGCGCGCTTTACCGAGGTGATCGGCTCGATCAAGGTCGGCAATGGCCTGGACGACGGCACCCAGATGGGCCCGCTGGCGCATGAGCGCCGCGTGCTGTCGATGGAGCAGTTCCTGGACGACGCCAGCCAGCGCGGCGGCAAGGTGGTGGCCGGCGGCTCGCGCATCAGCGCGCTCGGCAACGACAAGGGCTATTTCTTCGCGCCGACCGTGGTGACCGACCTGCCCGACGATTCGCGCCTGATGACCGACGAGCCGTTCGGTCCCGTGGCACCGGTCACGCGCTTCAAGGACACCGCCGAAGTGCTGCGCCGCGCCAACAGCCTGCCCTTCGGCCTGGCCTCGTATGTGTTCACCAACTCGCTGAAGACCGCGACGGAAGTGTCCAACGGGCTGGAAGCGGGCATGGTCAACATCAACCACTTCGGCATGGCGCTGGCCGAGACACCGTTCGGCGGCATCAAGGATTCGGGCATTGGCAGCGAGGGTGGCCTGGAGACGTTCGATGGCTACCTGGTGACCAAGTTCATCACCCAGGTCTGA
- a CDS encoding cytochrome C oxidase subunit IV family protein produces the protein MASTPTSPASPPPPAQPAAHEPEHAGAHSGQQHPIGLYLKIWLLLFVLSTLSYMVDYFHVTGYLRWTLILVFMALKAGLIVAVFMHMAWERMALICAILVPPLCLLVLVWLMAEEANYTFLTRGIFFR, from the coding sequence ATGGCATCGACTCCCACATCCCCCGCATCCCCCCCGCCGCCTGCGCAGCCGGCCGCGCACGAGCCCGAACATGCCGGGGCGCACAGCGGCCAGCAGCATCCCATCGGGCTGTACCTGAAGATCTGGCTGTTGCTGTTCGTGCTGTCGACGCTGTCCTACATGGTCGACTATTTCCATGTCACCGGATACCTGCGCTGGACGCTGATCCTGGTGTTCATGGCGCTGAAGGCGGGGCTGATCGTGGCGGTGTTCATGCACATGGCCTGGGAACGCATGGCGCTGATCTGCGCCATCCTGGTCCCGCCGCTGTGCCTGCTGGTGCTGGTCTGGCTGATGGCGGAAGAAGCGAACTATACGTTCCTGACGCGCGGCATCTTCTTCCGCTGA